The Takifugu rubripes chromosome 7, fTakRub1.2, whole genome shotgun sequence genome has a segment encoding these proteins:
- the pip5k1ab gene encoding phosphatidylinositol 4-phosphate 5-kinase type-1 alpha isoform X2: MATAGAADSGSMTGTSGIRRMAPAEMPGSSGLTQSMKKTIGHRGVETTTGETTYKKTTSSALKGAIQLGITHTVGSLSQKAERDVLMQDFVVVESIFFPGEGSNLTPAHHYSDFRFKTYAPIAFRYFRELFGIRPDDYLYSLCNERLIELSNPGASGSIFYVSSDDEFIIKTVQHKEAEFLQKLLPGYFMNINQNKRTLLPKFYGLYCVQAGGKNIRIVVMNNLLPRIIPMHVKYDLKGSTYKRRASPKEREKAVPTHKDLDFIQDMPDGLLLEPDNYNALCKTIQRDCLLLQSFKIMDYSLLLGIHNMDQACRDRGGGTSADSGGSEGAVTPDQRRPQPQRSLYCTAMESIQGEARGKGALDSEDHMGGIPARNPKGERLLLYIGIIDILQSYRFIKKLEHSWKALVHDGDTVSVHRPGFYAERFQHFMCNTAFKKIPLKPSPSKKSRGGGQGGLRRAPTLGASTPLSHQAGQQSIDSRLVYHSHFKSTDSEADCGVQSGRPDLVPRTPPLGDNPDDSQANLSSSSLGSTGVASISPPLRSVGVEVHKPASTELDQGSSHSLEAEGPLDNSAYLSGNEEVVSLSDIVPETNICF, encoded by the exons ATGGCGACTGCTGGAGCAGCGGACTCCGGATCAATGACCG gGACCAGTGGCATCCGAAGAATGGCCCCTGCAGAG ATGCCCGGCTCATCAGGCTTAACTCAGAGCATGAAGAAGACCATTGGACACCGGGGTGTTGAGACCACCACAGGGGAGACCACCTACAAAAAG ACCACGTCGTCGGCTCTTAAAGGTGCCATCCAGCTGGGTATCACTCACACCGTTGGCAGCTTGAGCCAGAAGGCAGAGAGGGACGTCCTAATGCAGGATTTTGTGGTCGTGGAGAGCATCTTCTTCCCCGG TGAAGGCAGTAACTTGACTCCTGCCCACCACTACAGTGACTTCCGCTTTAAGACCTACGCTCCTATCGCCTTTCGCTACTTTAGAGAACTCTTTGGCATTCGGCCCGATGACTACCTG TACTCTCTGTGCAATGAGCGACTCATAGAGCTGTCCAACCCTGGAGCGAGCGGGTCCATCTTCTATGTTTCCAGTGATGATGAGTTCATCATCAAGACTGTTCAACACAAAGAGGCCGAGTTTCTTCAGAAACTTCTGCCGGGATACTTCATG AACATAAACCAAAACAAGCGGACCCTGCTGCCCAAGTTCTACGGACTGTACTGTGTTCAAGCTGGTGGCAAGAATATCCGCATTGTAGTGATGAACAATCTTCTTCCCCGGATAATCCCCATGCATGTTAAATACGACCTGAAAGGCTCCACCTATAAGCGACGGGCTTCTCCtaaagagagggaaaaggcgGTCCCTACGCACAAAGACCTGGACTTTATCCAGGATATGCCTGATGGCCTGTTGCTGGAACCAGACAACTACAATGCTCTGTGTAAGACTATACAGAGGGACTGCTTG CTCTTGCAGAGTTTCAAGATCATGGATTACAGCCTGTTATTGGGGATCCACAATATGGATCAGGCCTGTCGGGATCGTGGTGGGGGCACCTCGGCGGACAGCGGCGGGTCAGAAGGAGCAGTGACCCCGGATCAGCGCCGGCCGCAACCACAGAGAAGTCTGTACTGCACAGCAATGGAGTCCATTCAAGGGGAGGCTCGAGGGAAGGGTGCTTTGGATTCAGAAGACCA CATGGGTGGTATTCCAGCTCGTAATCCTAAAGGAGAGCGGTTGCTACTCTACATTGGCATCATTGACATTCTCCAGTCATACAG GTTTATTAAGAAATTGGAGCATTCCTGGAAGGCCTTGGTCCATGATGGG GACACAGTCTCAGTCCACAGACCGGGGTTCTACGCGGAACGTTTCCAGCATTTCATGTGCAATACAGCATTTAAGAAAATTCCAC TAAAACCGTCACCATCAAAGAAGAGTCGTGgtggaggtcagggaggtcTTAGGAGGGCCCCCACACTTGGAGCTTCCACCCCACTCTCACACCAAGCCGGGCAGCAGAGTATCGACTCTAGACTAGTGTACCACAGCCACTTTAAAAGCACAGACTCCGAGGCAGATTGCG GCGTGCAGTCAGGCAGGCCAGATCTGGTGCCGAGGACCCCTCCTCTGGGAGATAATCCAGATGACAGTCAGGCCAACCTGTCCAGCTCGTCCTTAGGCAGCACAGGAGTCGCCTCCATTTCTCCTCCACTGAG GTCCGTAGGGGTAGAAGTGCACAAACCAGCAAGCACAGAACTTGACCAGGGTTCATCACACAG TTTGGAAGCAGAAGGGCCTTTAGACAATTCAGCCTACTTGTCTGGAAATGAAGAAGTAGTTTCGCTCTCAGACATTGTCCCGGAGACCAACATCTGCTTT taa
- the pip5k1ab gene encoding phosphatidylinositol 4-phosphate 5-kinase type-1 alpha isoform X1: MSCSTDIRTRFWRRALRRGTSGIRRMAPAEMPGSSGLTQSMKKTIGHRGVETTTGETTYKKTTSSALKGAIQLGITHTVGSLSQKAERDVLMQDFVVVESIFFPGEGSNLTPAHHYSDFRFKTYAPIAFRYFRELFGIRPDDYLYSLCNERLIELSNPGASGSIFYVSSDDEFIIKTVQHKEAEFLQKLLPGYFMNINQNKRTLLPKFYGLYCVQAGGKNIRIVVMNNLLPRIIPMHVKYDLKGSTYKRRASPKEREKAVPTHKDLDFIQDMPDGLLLEPDNYNALCKTIQRDCLLLQSFKIMDYSLLLGIHNMDQACRDRGGGTSADSGGSEGAVTPDQRRPQPQRSLYCTAMESIQGEARGKGALDSEDHMGGIPARNPKGERLLLYIGIIDILQSYRFIKKLEHSWKALVHDGDTVSVHRPGFYAERFQHFMCNTAFKKIPLKPSPSKKSRGGGQGGLRRAPTLGASTPLSHQAGQQSIDSRLVYHSHFKSTDSEADCGVQSGRPDLVPRTPPLGDNPDDSQANLSSSSLGSTGVASISPPLRSVGVEVHKPASTELDQGSSHSLEAEGPLDNSAYLSGNEEVVSLSDIVPETNICF; this comes from the exons ATGTCCTGCTCCACAGATATTAGGACTCGGTTCTGGAGACGAGCTTTACGGCGAG gGACCAGTGGCATCCGAAGAATGGCCCCTGCAGAG ATGCCCGGCTCATCAGGCTTAACTCAGAGCATGAAGAAGACCATTGGACACCGGGGTGTTGAGACCACCACAGGGGAGACCACCTACAAAAAG ACCACGTCGTCGGCTCTTAAAGGTGCCATCCAGCTGGGTATCACTCACACCGTTGGCAGCTTGAGCCAGAAGGCAGAGAGGGACGTCCTAATGCAGGATTTTGTGGTCGTGGAGAGCATCTTCTTCCCCGG TGAAGGCAGTAACTTGACTCCTGCCCACCACTACAGTGACTTCCGCTTTAAGACCTACGCTCCTATCGCCTTTCGCTACTTTAGAGAACTCTTTGGCATTCGGCCCGATGACTACCTG TACTCTCTGTGCAATGAGCGACTCATAGAGCTGTCCAACCCTGGAGCGAGCGGGTCCATCTTCTATGTTTCCAGTGATGATGAGTTCATCATCAAGACTGTTCAACACAAAGAGGCCGAGTTTCTTCAGAAACTTCTGCCGGGATACTTCATG AACATAAACCAAAACAAGCGGACCCTGCTGCCCAAGTTCTACGGACTGTACTGTGTTCAAGCTGGTGGCAAGAATATCCGCATTGTAGTGATGAACAATCTTCTTCCCCGGATAATCCCCATGCATGTTAAATACGACCTGAAAGGCTCCACCTATAAGCGACGGGCTTCTCCtaaagagagggaaaaggcgGTCCCTACGCACAAAGACCTGGACTTTATCCAGGATATGCCTGATGGCCTGTTGCTGGAACCAGACAACTACAATGCTCTGTGTAAGACTATACAGAGGGACTGCTTG CTCTTGCAGAGTTTCAAGATCATGGATTACAGCCTGTTATTGGGGATCCACAATATGGATCAGGCCTGTCGGGATCGTGGTGGGGGCACCTCGGCGGACAGCGGCGGGTCAGAAGGAGCAGTGACCCCGGATCAGCGCCGGCCGCAACCACAGAGAAGTCTGTACTGCACAGCAATGGAGTCCATTCAAGGGGAGGCTCGAGGGAAGGGTGCTTTGGATTCAGAAGACCA CATGGGTGGTATTCCAGCTCGTAATCCTAAAGGAGAGCGGTTGCTACTCTACATTGGCATCATTGACATTCTCCAGTCATACAG GTTTATTAAGAAATTGGAGCATTCCTGGAAGGCCTTGGTCCATGATGGG GACACAGTCTCAGTCCACAGACCGGGGTTCTACGCGGAACGTTTCCAGCATTTCATGTGCAATACAGCATTTAAGAAAATTCCAC TAAAACCGTCACCATCAAAGAAGAGTCGTGgtggaggtcagggaggtcTTAGGAGGGCCCCCACACTTGGAGCTTCCACCCCACTCTCACACCAAGCCGGGCAGCAGAGTATCGACTCTAGACTAGTGTACCACAGCCACTTTAAAAGCACAGACTCCGAGGCAGATTGCG GCGTGCAGTCAGGCAGGCCAGATCTGGTGCCGAGGACCCCTCCTCTGGGAGATAATCCAGATGACAGTCAGGCCAACCTGTCCAGCTCGTCCTTAGGCAGCACAGGAGTCGCCTCCATTTCTCCTCCACTGAG GTCCGTAGGGGTAGAAGTGCACAAACCAGCAAGCACAGAACTTGACCAGGGTTCATCACACAG TTTGGAAGCAGAAGGGCCTTTAGACAATTCAGCCTACTTGTCTGGAAATGAAGAAGTAGTTTCGCTCTCAGACATTGTCCCGGAGACCAACATCTGCTTT taa
- the LOC101063869 gene encoding serum amyloid P-component-like: protein MWDIRSTRPDHMMEKLLLILVALAPCWAADLSGKLLIFPRESNIDHVKLKTSKTVLNSVTTCFRFMTDMSKSYSILSVATAAHTNAFVLYKTDEENVFRVHVLDGGADFRSVPIAPNTWHSMCTTWDSATGLAQLWLNGNSTIKRYVKNGPITGALSIVLGQDQDTYGGGFDAKQSLVAMLSDFHMWDYVLPAAEIRLNMDGPCFTPGNVFDWRNIQHELAGEVILAKASDVV, encoded by the exons ATGTGGGACATCAGATCGACACGGCCTGACCACATG ATGGAGAAACTCTTGCTCATTCTGGTGGCACTTGCCCCTTGCTGGGCTGCAG ATCTATCAGGTAAATTGCTCATCTTTCCCAGAGAGAGCAACATTGATCATGTGAAACTCAAGACATCAAAAACTGTACTCAATTCTGTGACCACCTGTTTCAG ATTCATGACAGACATGAGCAAGAGCTACTCTATTTTGTCTGTGGCCACTGCAGCGCACACAAATGCCTTTGTGCTTTACAAGACAGATGAAGAGAATGTCTTTAGGGTGCACGTGCTTGATGGTGGGGCAGACTTCCGGTCAGTGCCGATAGCTCCAAACACCTGGCACTCTATGTGCACAACCTGGGACTCTGCCACTGGGCTGGCTCAGCTGTGGCTGAACGGCAATTCGACCATCAAGAGATACGTCAAGAACGGGCCGATCACAGGGGCACTATCAATCGTCCTGGGCCAGGACCAGGATACCTACGGAGGAGGTTTTGATGCAAAACAAAGCCTCGTAGCCATGCTGAGTGATTTCCACATGTGGGACTATGTCCTTCCTGCCGCCGAGATCAGGCTGAACATGGATGGCCCGTGCTTCACCCCGGGTAACGTGTTCGACTGGAGAAACATCCAACATGAGCTGGCTGGGGAAGTGATCCTTGCAAAGGCCTCTGATGTTGTGTAA
- the LOC101061390 gene encoding serum amyloid P-component-like, producing MLNLQMEKLLLILVALAPCWAADLSGKLLIFPRESNIDHVKLKTSKTVLNSVTTCFRFMTDMTKSYSILSVATAAHTNAFLLYKPDEENVFRVHVLNGAADFRSVPIAPNTWHSMCTTWDSATGLAQLWLNGDSTVKRFVKNGPITGPLSIVLGQDQDTYGGGFDAKQSLVAMLSDFHMWDCVLPAAEIRLYMKGLYVTPGNVFDWRNIQHELAGKVILEKASDVV from the exons ATGTTGAATTTACAGATGGAGAAACTCTTGCTCATTCTGGTGGCACTTGCCCCTTGCTGGGCTGCAG ATCTATCAGGTAAATTGCTCATCTTTCCCAGAGAGAGCAACATTGATCATGTGAAACTCAAGACATCAAAAACTGTACTCAATTCTGTGACCACCTGTTTCAG ATTCATGACAGACATGACCAAGAGCTACTCCATTTTGTCTGTGGCCACTGCAGCGCACACAAATGCCTTTCTGCTTTACAAGCCAGATGAAGAGAATGTCTTTAGGGTGCACGTGCTTAATGGTGCGGCAGACTTCCGGTCAGTGCCGATAGCTCCAAACACCTGGCACTCTATGTGCACAACCTGGGACTCTGCCACTGGGCTGGCTCAGCTGTGGCTGAACGGCGATTCGACCGTCAAGAGATTTGTCAAGAACGGGCCGATCACAGGGCCACTATCAATCGTCCTGGGCCAGGACCAGGATACCTACGGAGGAGGTTTTGATGCAAAACAAAGCCTTGTAGCCATGCTGAGTGATTTCCACATGTGGGACTGTGTCCTTCCTGCCGCCGAGATCAGGCTGTACATGAAGGGCCTATACGTCACCCCGGGTAACGTGTTCGACTGGAGAAACATCCAACATGAGCTGGCTGGGAAAGTGATCCTTGAAAAGGCCTCTGATGTTGTGTAA
- the LOC101061161 gene encoding serum amyloid P-component-like gives MWDIRSTRPDHMMEKLLLILVALAPCWAADLSGKLLIFPRESNIDHVKLKTSKTVLNSVTTCFRFMTDMSKSYSILSVATAAHTNAFVLFKPDEENIFRVHVLDGVADFRSVPIAPNTWHSMCTTWDSATGLAQLWLNGEPTVKRYVKNGPITGPLSIVLGQDQDTYGGGFDAKQSLVAMLSDFHMWDYVLPAAEIRLNMDGPCFTPGNVFDWRNIQHELAGKVILAKASDIV, from the exons ATGTGGGACATCAGATCGACACGGCCTGACCACATG ATGGAGAAACTCTTGCTCATTCTGGTGGCACTTGCCCCTTGCTGGGCTGCAG ATCTATCAGGTAAATTGCTCATCTTTCCCAGAGAGAGCAACATTGATCATGTGAAACTCAAGACATCAAAAACTGTACTCAATTCTGTGACCACCTGTTTCAG ATTCATGACAGACATGAGCAAGAGCTACTCTATTTTGTCTGTGGCCACTGCAGCGCACACAAATGCCTTTGTGCTTTTCAAGCCAGATGAAGAGAATATCTTTAGGGTGCACGTGCTTGATGGTGTGGCAGACTTCCGGTCAGTGCCGATAGCTCCAAACACCTGGCACTCTATGTGCACAACCTGGGACTCTGCCACTGGGCTGGCTCAGCTGTGGCTGAACGGCGAGCCGACCGTCAAGAGATACGTCAAGAACGGGCCGATCACAGGGCCACTATCAATCGTCCTGGGCCAGGACCAGGATACCTACGGAGGAGGTTTTGATGCAAAACAAAGCCTCGTAGCCATGCTGAGTGATTTCCACATGTGGGACTATGTCCTTCCTGCCGCCGAGATCAGGCTGAACATGGATGGCCCGTGCTTCACCCCGGGTAACGTGTTCGACTGGAGAAACATCCAACATGAGCTGGCTGGGAAAGTGATCCTTGCAAAGGCCTCTGATATTGTGTAA